One Qipengyuania aurantiaca genomic region harbors:
- the rpoH gene encoding RNA polymerase sigma factor RpoH: MNTTRSLSVPALGGEQSLNRYLSEIKKFPILTQEQEYMLAKRYEEHGDSEAAAQLVTSHLRLVAKIAMGYRGYGLPVSDLISEGNVGLMQGVKKFEADRGFRLATYAMWWIKASIQEYILRSWSLVKMGTTAAQKKLFFNLRRMKKNLDAYEDTDLHPDDVQKIATDLGVPEQEVVNMNRRMMMGGDGSLNVPMRNGEEGSGEWMDWLTDDRPLQDETVADAEEKEVRHEMLVEAMDALNEREQHILTERRLTENPQTLEELSQVYNVSRERIRQIEVRAFEKLQKAMKAIAGERLLPGVA; encoded by the coding sequence GTGAACACTACCAGAAGTTTGAGCGTTCCGGCGCTCGGCGGTGAGCAGAGCCTCAACCGCTATCTCTCCGAAATCAAGAAATTCCCGATCCTCACGCAGGAACAGGAATACATGCTTGCCAAGCGCTATGAAGAGCATGGCGACAGCGAAGCGGCTGCGCAGCTCGTCACTTCGCATCTGCGGCTCGTGGCGAAGATCGCCATGGGCTATCGCGGCTACGGCCTGCCCGTTTCGGATCTCATTTCCGAAGGCAATGTCGGACTGATGCAGGGCGTCAAGAAATTCGAAGCCGACCGCGGCTTCCGCCTCGCCACCTATGCCATGTGGTGGATCAAGGCGAGCATCCAGGAATACATCCTTCGCAGCTGGTCTCTCGTGAAAATGGGCACGACCGCCGCGCAGAAGAAGCTGTTCTTCAACCTGCGCCGCATGAAGAAAAACCTCGATGCCTACGAGGACACCGACCTCCACCCGGACGATGTGCAGAAGATCGCGACCGACCTCGGCGTGCCCGAGCAGGAAGTGGTCAACATGAACCGCCGGATGATGATGGGCGGCGATGGTTCGCTCAACGTGCCGATGCGCAACGGCGAGGAAGGCTCGGGCGAGTGGATGGACTGGCTGACGGACGACCGTCCGCTGCAGGACGAGACCGTTGCCGACGCGGAAGAAAAGGAAGTGCGCCACGAGATGCTGGTCGAGGCGATGGACGCCTTGAACGAGCGCGAGCAGCACATCCTCACCGAACGCCGCCTGACGGAAAACCCGCAGACGCTCGAAGAGCTGAGCCAGGTTTACAACGTCAGCCGCGAACGCATCCGCCAGATCGAAGTGCGCGCGTTCGAAAAGCTGCAGAAGGCGATGAAAGCTATCGCCGGCGAAAGGCTGCTTCCGGGCGTCGCCTGA
- the mtgA gene encoding monofunctional biosynthetic peptidoglycan transglycosylase, with translation MLRRIAFYLFKLGLCLFALSLALVLLFKFVPVPVTATMVMDGNGITKDWEPLSDIDRNMVRAVIAAEDGKFCSHDGFDRKAIEDAIANNAKGGRIRGGSTISQQTAKNVFLWQGGGYFRKGLEAYFTLLIEKVWGKRRIMEVYLNIAETGIGTYGVEAGAQRYFGKPANSLTPLEAARMAAALPLPKERSVKNPQGWLRGHGSTIAARIGQVRRDGLDACVYE, from the coding sequence ATGTTACGGCGCATCGCCTTCTATCTATTTAAACTTGGGCTTTGCCTCTTCGCGCTGAGTCTGGCGCTTGTCCTGCTGTTCAAATTCGTGCCTGTGCCCGTCACCGCGACCATGGTGATGGATGGGAATGGCATCACGAAGGACTGGGAGCCGCTTTCGGACATCGACCGCAACATGGTGCGGGCCGTGATCGCTGCGGAGGATGGCAAGTTCTGCAGCCATGACGGTTTCGACCGCAAGGCAATCGAAGACGCCATCGCGAACAACGCCAAGGGCGGTCGCATCCGCGGTGGCTCGACGATTAGCCAGCAGACCGCGAAGAACGTCTTCCTGTGGCAGGGCGGTGGCTATTTCCGCAAAGGGCTGGAGGCCTATTTCACGCTGCTGATCGAGAAGGTCTGGGGCAAGCGGCGGATCATGGAAGTCTATCTCAACATCGCTGAGACGGGCATCGGGACCTATGGCGTGGAAGCCGGTGCCCAGCGGTACTTCGGCAAGCCCGCTAATTCGCTAACCCCGCTCGAGGCGGCGCGCATGGCGGCGGCCCTCCCGCTGCCCAAGGAGCGCTCGGTCAAGAACCCGCAAGGCTGGCTGCGCGGCCATGGCAGCACAATTGCGGCACGGATCGGACAGGTACGCCGCGACGGCCTCGACGCCTGCGTTTACGAATAG
- a CDS encoding cation diffusion facilitator family transporter, with the protein MGIGHSHDHADGHDHAHGHGHSHAPADFGQAFLIGIILNTGFVIVEAVYGWLSGSMALIADAGHNLSDVLALLLAWGASVAAKRPPTERFTYGYKSSTILAALANAGLLLIAIGAIAFETIHRMAEPAPVEGMTMVIVAGIGIAINTGTALLFLRGRKHDINIRGAFLHMAADALVSLGVVIAGVLIIVTGANWIDPLVSILIVAVIAWGTWGLLKDSVAMSLLAVPKGISESKVRGYLAGLPGVKEIHELHIWPMSTTETALTAHLVMPGGHPGDAFLEEVAEELQHHHRIGHTTIQIEQSRLHCSGRC; encoded by the coding sequence TTGGGCATCGGACACAGCCACGACCATGCGGACGGGCACGACCACGCGCATGGTCACGGGCACAGCCACGCGCCGGCCGATTTCGGCCAGGCTTTCCTGATCGGCATCATCCTGAACACCGGCTTTGTCATCGTCGAGGCGGTGTATGGCTGGCTGTCGGGGTCCATGGCCCTCATCGCCGATGCCGGCCACAACCTCTCAGACGTACTCGCCCTCTTGCTAGCCTGGGGCGCGAGCGTTGCCGCCAAGCGTCCGCCAACCGAGCGCTTCACCTATGGCTACAAGAGCTCGACCATCCTCGCCGCGCTAGCTAACGCGGGGCTGCTGCTCATCGCCATCGGCGCGATTGCCTTCGAGACGATCCACCGCATGGCCGAACCCGCGCCTGTCGAGGGCATGACCATGGTCATCGTCGCGGGCATCGGCATTGCGATCAACACCGGCACCGCCCTCCTTTTCCTGCGCGGGCGCAAGCACGACATCAACATTCGCGGCGCCTTCCTGCACATGGCGGCCGACGCGCTGGTTTCGCTGGGCGTGGTAATTGCCGGCGTGCTCATAATCGTCACGGGCGCGAACTGGATCGACCCGCTGGTCAGTATCCTGATCGTGGCCGTCATCGCCTGGGGAACATGGGGCCTGCTCAAGGATAGCGTAGCCATGAGCCTGCTCGCCGTGCCCAAGGGCATTTCGGAGAGCAAGGTGCGCGGCTATCTGGCCGGGCTTCCGGGAGTAAAAGAGATCCACGAGCTGCATATCTGGCCCATGTCGACCACCGAGACGGCGCTGACCGCGCATCTCGTCATGCCGGGCGGCCACCCGGGCGATGCCTTTTTGGAGGAAGTGGCCGAAGAGCTGCAGCACCATCACAGGATCGGCCATACGACGATCCAGATCGAGCAGTCGCGCCTGCACTGCTCGGGCCGGTGCTGA